A genome region from Nycticebus coucang isolate mNycCou1 chromosome 4, mNycCou1.pri, whole genome shotgun sequence includes the following:
- the LOC128583532 gene encoding tetratricopeptide repeat protein 39B-like, with product MSFAVSKREKSKDRTRSRVLNKKENDQEDSFEDAYEVIPVATTMNLISSLEECTTGLYLFLNNRFSEAINLIHPWSKNSIYHALIYSMLMVVKAILTFDPQDVQTGINTSMEALKTCNIFRKKPRMTSLSYVLNKQGIKSIREEELHAEVCYAECLVLKSFVTFLQDESVLGFLKSGLSIGSSYHIYKDCQQVLRQMPNSQSKAHKHLIGGIKFGLGAFNLMLSLVPPRTLNLLSMIGFSGNRELGLTLLHESASENHINNVLAILTLLFYHHYIQVAFGVDRVYNSATEGLFLSYLQKFPKCVILKFFHARSSMLKGNFESAQLKLQECIFTQNEWKQVHHICYWELMWCHIFLQDWKRAYYYADLLSQHSRWSKAIYMYSKAIIMALLPSNFAKSVSEDMNSLFLQVDSLRIKFLGTSVPLEKFIADKGQRYGTTTGWFTVQPLLEFIYALSGFRTMSKRIELISRWLSIIDKGEGLLQENPNKEYGTDDISFLNLLKGLCLKYLGSYSKAEHYFNRVIQQEKSLKYDHYLVPYTYYELGILQYLKGDYDNATKSLNNIKNYKDYSLEARLQFRAHIALEQIAKDK from the coding sequence ATGTCATTTGCCGtaagtaaaagggaaaaaagtaaggACAGAACTAGGTCACGAgttctaaataaaaaagaaaatgatcaggAGGACAGTTTTGAAGATGCCTACGAAGTCATCCCTGTGGCAACAACAATGAATCTAATATCTTCCTTGGAAGAATGCACAACTGGATTATATCTATTTCTAAATAACAGATTCTCAGAAGCAATAAATCTCATTCATCCATGGTCTAAAAATAGCATATACCATGCCCTAATATATAGTATGCTTATGGTTGTCAAGGCCATCCTGACTTTTGATCCCCAGGATGTACAGACTGGCATAAACACTTCAATGGAAGCTTTGAAAACCTGTAACATTTTCCGGAAAAAACCTCGGATGACAAGTCTATCTTATGTATTGAATAAGCAGGGAATAAAGAGTATCAGGGAAGAAGAATTGCATGCAGAAGTCTGTTATGCTGAATGTTTGGTTTTGAAATCCTTTGTAACATTTCTTCAAGACGAAAGTGTGCTTGGTTTTCTTAAAAGTGGGCTCAGTATTGGGTCAAGTTACCATATATACAAAGACTGTCAACAAGTATTAAGACAGATGCCTAACAGCCAAAGTAAAGCTCACAAGCACCTGATTGGAGGAATAAAATTTGGACTTGGAGCATTCAATTTGATGTTATCACTTGTGCCACCAAGGACACTTAACCTACTCAGTATGATTGGATTTTCTGGTAATAGAGAGTTAGGCTTGACTTTACTTCATGAGAGTGCTTCTGAAAACCACATAaataatgtcttagctattttgaCTCTACTCTTTTATCACCATTATATACAGGTAGCTTTTGGTGTTGACAGGGTTTACAATTCTGCTACAGAAGGTCTCTTCCTAAGCTATCTCCAGAAATTTCCAAAATGTGTCATACTTAAATTTTTTCATGCACGTTCTAGTATGctgaaaggaaattttgaaagtgCACAGTTAAAATTACAAGAGTGCATTTTTACTCAGAATGAATGGAAGCAGGTTCATCACATCTGTTATTGGGAACTCATGTGGTGCCACATTTTTCTGCAGGATTGGAAGCGGGCTTATTACTATGCTGATCTACTGTCTCAACACAGCAGGTGGTCCAAGGCAATATATATGTACAGTAAAGCTATAATAATGGCTTTGCTTCCTTCTAATTTTGCAAAATCAGTAAGTGAGGATATGAACTCTCTCTTTTTACAAGTGGATAGCCTGAGAATCAAATTTTTGGGCACTTCTGTGCCACTGGAAAAGTTTATTGCTGATAAAGGTCAGCGCTATGGTACTACTACGGGCTGGTTTACAGTACAGCCCCTTCTGGAATTCATTTATGCCTTGAGTGGTTTCCGAACCATGAGCAAAAGAATAGAGCTTATTTCAAGGTGGCTATCAATAATTGACAAAGGCGAAGGCCTTTTACAAGAGAATCCAAATAAAGAGTATGGCACAGATGAcataagttttttaaatttactgaaaggTCTATGCCTGAAATACTTAGGCAGCTATTCAAAGGCTGAGCATTATTTTAATCGTGTCATTCAGCAGGAGAAATCATTAAAGTACGACCACTATTTGGTGCCATATACTTACTATGAACTAGGAATTCTACAATATCTAAAAGGAGATTATGATAATGCAACAAAAAGCCTGAACAACATAAAAAACTACAAAGACTATTCTCTGGAAGCCCGATTACAGTTTAGGGCTCACATAGCTCTTGAACAAATAGCTAAAGATAAATAA
- the GEMIN6 gene encoding gem-associated protein 6 — protein sequence MSEWMKKGPLEWQDYIYKEVRVTASEKNEYQGWVLTTDPVSANIVLVNFLEDGSVSITGIMGHAVQTVEAVSEGDHTVREKLMDLFMSGDCKAYSPDDLEKKKSSLKKWLEQNHIPITEEGDLKRTLCVAGVLTIDPPYGPENCSSSNEIILSRVQDLIQGHLAASQ from the exons ATgagtgaatggatgaagaaagGCCCCTTAGAATGGCAAGATTACATTTACAAAGAGGTCAGAGTGACAGCCAGTGAGAAGAATGAATATCAAGGATGGGTTTTAACTACAGACCCAGTCTCTGCCAA TATCGTCCTTGTGAACTTCCTTGAAGATGGTAGTGTGTCTATCACTGGAATTATGGGACATGCTGTGCAGACTGTTGAAGCTGTGAGTGAAGGGGACCATACAGTGAGGGAGAAGCTGATGGATTTGTTCATGTCTGGAGACTGCAAAGCATATAGCCCTGatgatttggaaaagaaaaagagtagtcTAAAGAAATGGCTTGAGCAGAACCACATCCCCATCACTGAAGAGGGAGATTTGAAGAGGACTCTCTGTGTGGCAGGGGTTCTGACTATAGACCCACCATATGGTCCGGAAAATTGCAGCAGCTCAAATGAGATTATTTTGTCCCGTGTTCAGGATCTTATTCAAGGACATCTTGCAGCTTCTCAGTGA